ACAGACACAAGTTAACACGAATACTCTTCAGAATTtacatttattgtaatattacaACAACCAAACAAACATTACTGAACAATGAATGCAATTTCTAACGTAAAGCCTACTATTTAACACTCCTTGATGCACATCTGTTTTGCAGCTctattagataaaaaaaatccatatacttcatatatctttaatatatttcaaacagGATACATGGTTCACTGTCATAAATCTTTGTTTTATTGTCTAATCAATGTTAGTGAGATATGAAAAGGTATTAAAGTTCTTTTCTAGTGATAATTTATTCTATTTAGCAAGAAATGAATGAAATTGGACAAATAAAAACTATATCAGCATGAGGAATTTATAGTACTAGTATACACTATGACAGGGATCGTCACGTGACACGAGGATTGATTTACGATTTTACTGTAGAATCTAAATACGTGATACAAACATCAAATGATGACATTAAACACGCATGCATATTCAATGAACATGCAAGTGTTGATATTACCAATGAGGTCAATTAACAAATGAAGAAATTTATTTCGCAATATTGTTCCTATAACTATTCTCTCAAGTCACGGCTCATCAACACATAAAAGGTCATGGTGGGCAAATCACATCAAACAAACGAAAAGCGCACTCGCTAGATTACAGATAAAGTATAGTGACATACATCGAGACCAGAGGTGCTTGgggtaacaaattatatatgacatatGTGTAATACGAGGCTAATATAGTACATCAAGCACCTGTGATGGAGACTGGTACTCATGCAAATACATGCTCCAAACGGTAGTAAAAGAGTATCTTAACGTGAATTGGTGACACTTTACTATTACAGAACATACAGTGTGGTTTTGAGGCAGTGTGTGAACGGCAGACGTACCCATGTCTGATACCAACTTGTAGCGATGGGCCGAGTTGTGTACAAAGTAAGTACAATCAATCATCACACAAAGTAGTATGGTTTAGTAGTACGAACAGTTTAGGTCAGAGACATACTtgagaatatttatttttcaaaattcattttttttttttttttgaaatcatattgttcaaacatatacatgtgtaacacGTAACACACAGAGACAATATTACAAATTTATCCTCAGATGCTATCAAATTGTGGTTTTGCCAGTGTTTTGAAAAATCTCATCCCACTCAGAATAAATGATGTTGGAACTCTCTTCTGTTACAGCTCCCGGAGCAAGTTTAAAACCAGGAAGGTGTCCTCGTCCAAGTTACATCCGGGCAAGGGGAGGTGGAGGTAGAAGGTATGAATGTAACACCGATTACGGTTGTAGTGGCAGAAATATATGTTGCCATGGATACAGAATCAGTCGTTGTATGCGTCCCCGCCGTCCGCGTCAATACCCACGAAAGTACTAGATGATGTACTCCTCCGagtaatacaaacaaaaaacaaaaaaacgggATTATCGGGATCTTACCGTCCATATCATGCGTTGTATAAAATAGTCTACTGTGATCTGTACATTATGAAAtctttgtaataaaatatatcgTTTTAAAAGTTCTAGAGGTTGTTTCCGTTATTATTTAAGTTGTTTTAAAACTAAAGAAGTAAGCGAAGTAAGCGGAATTCAGTTCCGGACTTTCAACGTGGATAATAACCTCATTGCAACAACAGAGCCATGCATATTACGTGGAGACACCAATATGTAGACAAAACAGAAACAAAGGGGCTGACAGGAGAAGGACGAATAGACAGGAAAGAAAGGTAAGACAAAGGAACACCAATCATTTTTGTCCACAAAGCAGTAGACGGAAGAACTTTCAGTCGCCGCTCACGATCAATAAACAGCCCAATACGCTAGGCCACAATGTCCTTTGAACAGAAGATGGCCGACATTGAATTGATCCTGCAGGAGGGAAGGTAGGTCGGGTATGTAATGGGTTTGAAATCTTGTGTTTTCTCTTTTTAGATAAAACCGAAGTCTTCCTTTTATAGCTTTTTTCATGATTctttacaccacacacacacacacactcacacacacacacagccCATTGGCCTTAAACAACCCTAGTTCTGACATCTGCGTAAACTTTCATTCGTTGGTATGCTGGGCTAACTACATATAATACTTATTCTCGCTTTCTTCTAGAGACTTTCTTTACTGAAATTATATATGATGTTCATCTATGCTGCATCAATGAAATATAGATGAGCCAGAAGGAAAGCACGTGTAACAAAAGGCACAATACGCAATCACGCATACACAAATCTCAAACGGTTGTGACATTTTACCCTCGAATAAATGTCTACACAAACACATTCACGATCTTTGTTTAATCATTCCTTTTTTTAGGAATCttataaaatatgttacaatTTCTGTTCAAactttaaacaagaggcccaatgggcctgtatcgctcacctggctctacagcaaatttgcagttgattgaggtcatttctacaaatactatgctgataaccactttattcaaatatcagagtaagttggttaattcatgtcaatatattttatagTCCCTTATTCctgcatactattggcctaagatcgggttttggtgactcttggctctaagcatgctacagacaggcccaatatcaagtccctgggcctcttggttattgagaagaagttgtttaaagattatagcctatttgacccatgtggcttcgaatgaaggtcaatgtcatttaattaaacaaacttggtagcccttcaccccagaatgctacaggcccaatatcaagtccctgggctttttggttattgagaagtcgtttacagattataacctatttgacccatgtgactttgaatgaaggtcaaggtcatttatttgaacaaacttggtagcccttcaacccagcatgctaccggcgcccttcaacccagcatgctacaggccaaatatcaacttccttggcctcttggttattgggaagaagtcgttttgaaattataacctatttgacccatgtgaccttgaatgacggtcatGGTCATTAactttaacaaacttggtaacgcttcaccccagcatgctacaggcctaatatcaagtacctaggcctcttggttattgagaagaagtagtTTGAAGATTAAatcctatttgacccatgtgaccttgaatgaagatcaaggtcatttattttaacaaacttggtaccccttcaacccagcatgctacagcgccaatatcaagttcctgggcctcttggttattgagaagaagtcgtttgaagattatagcttatttgagccatgtgaccttgaatgaaggtcaaggtcatttattttaacaaacttggtagaccttcttgagaagaagttgtttgaagattagagcctatttgacccatgtgaccttgaatgaaggtcaatggcatttattttaacaaacttggtagcccttcaccccagcatgctacatgcccaatatcaagtccgtgggcctcttggttattgagaagaagttgtttgaagattatagcctatttcccatgtgaccttgaatgaaggtcaagggtatttatttgaacaaacttggttgcccttcaccccagcatgctacaggcccaatatcaaatccctgggcctcttggttattgagaagaacttctttgaagattataacctatttgacccatgtgaacttgaatgaaggtcaaggtaatttattttaacaaacttggtagcccttcaccccagcatgctacaggcccaatatcaagttcctgggcctcttggttattgagaagaagtcgtttgaagattatagcttatttaagccatgtgaccttgaatgaaggtcaaggtcatttattttaacaaacttggtagaccttcttgagaagaagtcgttggaagattatagcttatttgacccatgtgaccttgaatgaaggtcaaggtcatttatttgaacaaacttcgtaCCCCTTCCTCCCagaatgctacaggcccaatatcatgtccctgggcctcttggttattaagaagttgtttgaagattagagcctatttgacccatgtgaccttgaatgaaggtcaatgccatttattttaacaaacttggtagcccttcaccccagcatgctacatgcccaatatcaagtccgtgggcctcttggttattgagaagaaattgtttgaagattatagcctatttcccatgtgaccttgaatgaaggtcaaggtcatttatttgaacaaagttggtaccccttcaccccagcatgctacagacccaatatcatgtccctgggcctcttggttattgagaagaagttatttgaagattatagcctatttgacccatgtgaccttgaatgaaggtcaaggtcatttatttgaacaacttggtagcccttcaagccagcatgctacagccccaatatcaagttcctgtgcctcttggttattgagaagtcgttttgaaattataacctatttgacccatgtgaccttgaatgaaggtcaagggtatttatttgaacaaacttggttgcccttcaccccagcatgctacaggcccaatatcaaatttctgggcctcttggttattgagaagaacttctttgaagattataacctatttgacccatgtgaacttgaatgaaggtcagggtaatttattttaacaaacttgtagcccttcaccccagcatgctacaggcccaatatcaagtccctgggcctcttggttattgagaagaagtcgtttgaagattatagcctatttgagccatgtgaccttgaatgaaggtcaaggtcatttattttaacaaacttggtagcccttcaccccagcatgctacaggcccaatatcaagtccctgggcctcttagttattgagaagaacttctttgaagattataacctatttgacccatttgaacttgaatgaaggtcaaggtaatttattttaacaaacttggtagcccttcaccccagcatgctacaggcccaatatcaagtccctgggcctcttggttattgagaagaagtcgtttgaagattatagcctatttgagccatgttaccttgaatgaaggtcaagggtatggtcgggcaggtgagctaaaaatgattcCATCAAAAACTGTTTTGGTGCCTACAAATTAAAAAGAGcaagtaaaaacaaaacactgtgcttttgtatttgattttattttaaatgcgTTCCCAAATGACACCAATATCTTTAACATAATTGGAACATTGCTTCCTTTGGTTGCTTCAAGAAGGATTGGTGCTGTTACATGAGTTAGGATACATCAATGAGTGGTGCATTTACCTAGTCAATTTACAGCAGTTATAACTAATGAAGGCACAGGTTGTATATTACAAGGTGTATCACAAGGTGTATCACAAGGTACTTATAAATATACAACTCACTGTTCCGTAAGGTCCCAGCATGTATCACAAGGTACTTATAAATATACAACTCGCTGTTCTGTAAGGTCCCCGCGTGTATCACAATGTACTTATAAATATACAACTCACTGTTCCGTAAGGTCCCAGCGTAtatcacaatgtatttataaatatacaactcACTGTTCCGTAAGGTCCCACGGTGTATCACAAGGTACTTATAAATATACAACTCGCTGTTCCATTAATTGGTAGtgctgtataaatactgatatctGCCTCTGTGTGACTTTTTGGCTTCAAAGCAGAAGTGTTTGTCTTATAATCATATCATAATTACTGCTTTGcattttgatatcaaacaaaatatggGGAAAAAATGGAAAAGATTCCAAGACACTgtgagatattatatataacggaATGATATGAGATATTATATATCAGAAAGATTTCAGCAGTGACGTTCCGTCAGTAGTGACGTTCTGTACCTTACTGTCCCATACAGAATATTACTATCCTGATGAAGACTATATGTCGGTACATGAAGTGGATGTGGGTGCCACAGTTGTCATCCGACGTGAAATACAGAGATGACTATCACAGACTATTGTACAGACATTGGTCTGCTGCGGAGTCGACTGGTAACACTAACCAGGGTATCCAGTCATTACTGTGCTAGCAGTCTTTGTACTTTGTCATAgtatattcatatacatgtcaATAACATGTCAATAACTGGGTGTCTTGTCTGGTCCAGGGTTTGACTTTTTTCATCCAACATAACCATAGTATGGTGGGATGTCATCGTTACTGTACTTAACCACCTCTACGCTCCGCATCATTTTCTGTGCAGAGGATCTGCAACAAATCAAATGACGATTAATGATGCTACTATGAAATCATATTTACATGACAAGGaatttaacaagagatcccagatcAATCCTGATGCctaccattgaatgatctttactGTTTCTATGTTAGGCTAATTTTTTCTCACTATTTTTCCTTTTTCCCGCCTTTTCCTCATTATCATTTGATAGTAAAAATTGAGAGGacacaactaaggaccaagagAAACCTTTATAATtgtgaagtttgaaaaatatctgactagtacttctcaagaaatagcgaccgcaaaggttatttttttaaaggacGAAGGCTCACCATATGAAGATTAGGCTAAAAATTTtaatctatataacatatagatcCACTATCAGCTACATACTAAGTATGACAGCCTTTCTGTCACCACAGATACAATATAACCCTTGACAGTAGGTGTGACATTGTGTACTTACTTGGGTATTCCTTTACAATATAGGATAGTCAGGCTGTGCAGCTTTTTACATCCTTTCCTCAGATACTTTAAGGCTTTTTCTCTGTAAACAAATCATATTTTGTTCTCATTTTAAGTACTTCTTCTAATGGCTACTCTAGTAAAACACACACCTACAAAGGACTCCAGAAATAAAGGAAATATACACATGGTGGGTGCTAGTCTCTGAATTAAATCACTTTGGCAAACATAGAGTCCTCCCATgcggtagatattttactagaATAGCTCTAATACTTAAGCTTTCTTcatataaaaatcaattttatcatCTTTACCCAATAACATTATCAAATATTGAGCCTTCCCAGATATCTGTTTTCACCTTGAAAACAATCCCCATTTTTATCAAGGTCtgataatttacatatacattttgtgtattatcAAATACTTATTCCATATACAAAAACCTTTTTAACCTATACTAACACTGAACATGAATAGATAACTAACAGTAAATCAGTAACTAAGCaactattttttgttatttctattaATAATTGGGTAAAATAATTCTGATGCTATCTTTAGAAAGTCATTCATACTTATGTATACATACGTGACAAGGAGACAGCCACTAATATCAAGGCTATACATGTAGTGGCATACTCCAGACAGGTACTGGATACTCAGGTTAGTCACCTGTAACGAGTAAATACAACATTACACTCCAGACAGGTACTGGATACTCAGGTTAGTCACCTGTAACAAGTAAATACAACATTACACTCCAGACAGGTACTGGATACTCAGGTTAGTCACCTGTAATGGTAAATACAACATTACACTCCAGACAGGTACTGGATACTCAGGTTAGTCACCTGTAACAAGTAAATACAACATTACACTCCAGACAGGTACTGGATACTCAGGTTAGTCACCTGTAATGGTAAATACAACATTACACTCCAGACAGGTACTGGATACTCAGGTTAGTCACCTGTAACAAGTAAATACAACATTACACTCCAGACAGGTACTGGATACTCAGGTTAGTTAGTCACCTGTAACGAGTAAATACAACATTACACTCCAGACAGGTACTGGATACTCAGGTTAGTCACCTGTAACGAGTAAATACAACATTACACCCCAGACAGGTACTGGATACTCAGGTTAGTCATCTGTAACGAGTAAATACAACATTACACTCCAGACAGGTACTGGATACTCAGGTTAGTCACCTGTAACGAGTAAATACAACATTACACTCCAGACAGGTACTGGATACACAGGTTTGTCATCAATAATAGATGATGACAAAATTACACTCTGTTCATATATATTCCCATATCAGTCTTTATAAGATTTATGTGGTATGACTCACCAGCTTACATCCAGCCACATTCAGAACATTCAACATTCTACAGCAAAATGCCAGGTTCTTAATTGCACCATCTGTTATTCCCTATAAAGATAATGAATCATATAGGTGTAagatttcaatttcaatgaattaGCATGAAAATAccatacataataaaataaagcattttatatactgtattgtgAAGCAAGTCTgctttattatgtaaatatcaGAATACTATTTTTACCCAAATTAATTCTCATTATCATTCTCATCATGAACATATTACCATTCCATAAACACtttataatcaataaaataatataattccTTTTCAATATTCTTTAATAGATTAATAGTGTACACCAAGATATACTTTGAAATGTAGATAGAAGCCTGAGCAGTTTATGCACTATTAGTACATGTTAGtttcattgtatataacatgacataccaCACAGTGAGACAGGTCCAGACGCTCGATATCCTTACACTGCTGGGTAAACTTCTGTAGACCCAGATCTGTGATAGAGGTACACTCTGACAAGGTCACATCCTTCAGGCGAGTGTTGTTTCCAAGAGCAGATAACCCCTGTGCAAATACAAAACGGAAGTCCTTTTGGAATTATTATGTTAAAATAATGGAATTCATGTATACACTGAATgttaaattattgaaaaatttcttttgatatgcttcatttttttcattaggCATGAGTACGGATATcaaaatttattaataaaacaggTATTCAAATGGGAAAAATACAACTTTGAAAGTTATGCACCAATCTCCCACTGTTCCAATACTTCAGTCCTGTTATATGTTCGTTTTCCAATTTTTCTGACTAACATCACTAAATGAACATGCTGACATGTAGGCTATTTCTTGTTAAATCATAGTTGTTTCATGGTGCCTTGGTAATATCGACTTGCATCGTCTTACCCAACCCTATACACACAACTGTATTTTAAATATGAGATGATGTGTCCTTACATTATCGCCACAGTTACAGCCTGTTAGGTCAATGGAGGTGAGGCTGTGTATCTGACCCAGTAGTTCCACTCCGGCCTCCGCAATGTGTTCACAATAACACACACTCAGGTGGGTCAGCGAGTGGCACCTAAACATATAAAGATAAACTCAATCATTTGTCAGGGGACCTAAACATCTAACTCAAAATTGCTCTCAAAATTTTTGTCAGAGGGtctaaatagaaaaaaaaaagattttttcatgttttatcatacatgtacgttAGAGGGTCTAatcttgaaaaatattaaaaccacaatgtgacattttttttaaagcagaTTTCACTAAATACCACATACTTTCTGAGGGCAATCAGTGACATATCCCCCACTCGGATACAGTTGGTAAGGTTGAGCTCACGGATCTTTTGTGTGGCTGGCCCTTCTACCAGGCCCTTTACTCCACTGTCTGTTACTCTGCAGCAAATGACATCAAAAATTAGGTTTATACCAAAGTCAAACAACCAATATCCAAAATTAGGTTTATACCACAGTCTAGttttgttatgtaaaatatagcATTGCTAGTTTTAtgattatattttattgattcAGGAAACGTCAGACAAATATggtaaaatttaaaatgataaatcatGATAATTTCTAACCTGACAACATCTGCCACATTACACACGACCAGGTTTTTACAGTTACTGAGGGCCTTCAGTGACAGGTCAGTCAGTTTCTGACAGTCCCCAACATAGATGTGCTCTAACTGGGTACAATTCTTCCCAATCACCTTCAGACTCTGGTCAGAAATCCTGTGGTTACCTAGCAAAGGATAAAAACTGCAGTGTCAACATTTCATCTTATTTCTGTGGTTACCTAGCAAAAGGATAAAAACTGCAGTGTCAACATTTCATCTTATTTCTGTGGTTAACTAGCAAAGGATAAAAACTGCAGTGTcaacattttatcttatttctGTGGTTACCTAGCAAAGGATAAAAACTGCAGTGTCAACATTTAATCTTATAAGACAATTGTTATCACTTTACCAGCATAAAATTGATCCAACCACAAAATATATCATGAtgacaataattttttttctgaatttgaAAATAAGCTGATCAGTTCCATATTTTATGACAactacatgtaaccctggtttCAAGAGAAGGAAtgtttaatataatttaaaacagaaacaaatcaGTTTGACAATGACAGACATTTGATTTGCAAGATCCCATCACTAAAGTTAGCAATTAATAAGAGCATTTTGACAAGCAAATATTTAATTCTTTGCCAATTGAAGTTCCACTAATAGTTTGCCAAAGTGTTGTCTTGATTTTATTTGTCacaaacatttttcatttaGAAGAAAAATATACCATATCTTCTAACAAAATAAGTGTCCATAGTTCCACAGCTTCTGTTTCATCATTTCATTTTATGCTTACCCTCAATTCGGAGTTTCTTTAGCTTCCCACGCTGAGCCAAACGTCGGAACGATTCATCAGTAAGTAATGGGGAACCCAGgatagaaatattttgtaactTGAAGCACTTGGCAGTGATAGgctgaaaaaaattattgacTGGTGAATACTTAGTGAAAATAGTACTTTCTCGAAAAGAATGTGTGGCCATCTTCATCACACTATCCTAATAACAGAAGTATCCAATGGctattaattacattatattaaaAGGATGGACTTACTTAGTTTTAAAATATGAGCTCAAGATAAGGTAAAGAAAAGGCAGGGATATAGACTTACTTTAAGGCAGTCATCGTTTAATGTTGCAAAGTCATTGAGGATAAGGGTATGCATGTTTGTACAGCCAGCGGCAAGGTTCTGGAAACCTTCGGGAGTCACCTGAAAACGAAACAATGAAGTCAGGAAATGGATAACACTTATGCttataaatgataattttaaattAGGCAAACCTTCAGTATAAAAAGAaacaacatataatatacatattatgtcTTATTCTTAAGTATTGCTGCATTTGTACCAAAGGGATGATACAGGTACTTACTGAAGGCATGAcagatttacctgtagacagCCAGAGAGATCCAGGTATTTACTGAgggtatgatttacctgtagacagCCAGAGAGATCCAGGTATTTACTGAaggtatgatttacctgtagacagCCAGAGAGATCCAGGTATTTACTGAaggtatgatttacctgtagacagCCAGAGAGATCCAGGTATTTACTGAGggtgtgatttacctgtagacagCCAGAGTGATCCAGGTATTTACTGAGGGTGTGATTTAACTGTAGACAGCCAGAGAGATCCAGGTATTTACTGAGGGTATGATTAACCTGTAGACAGCCAGAGAGATCCAGGTATTTACTGAgggtatgatttacctgtagacagCCAGAGAAATCCAGGTATTTACTGAaggtatgatttacctgtagacagCCAGAGACATTCAGGTATTTACTGAgggtatgatttacctgtagacagCCAGAGAGATCCAGGTATTTACTGAAGGTATGATTAACCTGTAGACAGCCAGAGAGATCCAGGTATTTACTGAaggtatgatttacctgtagacagCCAGAGAGATCCAGGTATTTACTGAAGGTATGATTTACTTTTGACAGCCAGAGAAATCCATGTATTTACTGAgggtatgatttacctgtagacagCCAGAGAGATCCAGGTATTTACTGAaggtatgatttacctgtagacagCCAGAGAGATCCCACTATTTACTGAgggtatgatttacctgtagacagCCAGAGAGATCCAGGTATTTACGGAgggtatgatttacctgtagacagCCAGAGAGATCCAGGTATTTACTGAgggtatgatttacctgtagacagCCAGAGTGATCCAGGTATTTACTGAGGGTGTGATTTAACTGTAGACAGCCAGAGAGATCCAGGTATTTACTGAGGGTATGATTAACCTGTAGACAGCCAGAGAGATCCAGGTATTTACTGAgggtatgatttacctgtagacagCCAGAGAAATCCAGGTATTTACTGAaggtatgatttacctgtagacagCCAGAGAGATCCAGGTATTTACTGAAGATATGATTTACTTTTGACAGCCAGAGAGATCTAGTTATTTACTTAgggtatgatttacctgtagacagCCAGAGAGATCCAGGTATTTACTGAgggtatgatttacctgtagacagCCAGAGAGATCCAGGTACTCCAGCTTCTTGCTATTCTTTCCTGATGACAGATACTGGAGGCCCTTGTCGGTGTACTTGCGACACGAGGCCATACTGAGGAACTGGAGATTAGCACAGTACCTGATGGgatacacaaaaataaataatgtacagACAATCTGTGTTTACCAGCATTAACTCTACAGTTCCTGACACATAACTACACACTCTCTTTTTACAGGTATTAAGTACAGAGAATACTCACTTTGAGATAGTTCTGAGAGAAGCATCTGTGATAGAAGTCCGAGAAATATTTAGGTACAACAAAATTTTACATCCTTTGGCAACCACCTTCATGTGTTCATCCTGTCCAAAAAAACGTAAACCCAAGTTAGGTGTTTTAACAAACActgatttatatcaaatttttaGGAAGAGCCCAGCAAAGTCGGCCTAGCAAACATAGCCCAACAATATGCCTACAGGAACAAAGACTGGCGCAATCtcatatataaacagtataatcaAGATTTAAATTACAAGTGTTTATACTCACATTAAGTCCTTTACATTCTGAAAGATTAAGGTCCTGGAGGTTACGGCACTCACTGATGCTGACAAAGGTAGGCTCTGTGACTTTGACACAGCCCCGGAGGTTAAGGTGGATGAGGTACGGCCGACACTTTGCAAGGAGACGGGTCGTTATTTGGTCGGTGACACTAACACAAGACAAAGAAACTATGACATGGTGAACTGGTAAATGAACAATATTTATTAGATATTCCTTCCTTAGAACTAACTTTCATCATCacttatt
Above is a window of Pecten maximus chromosome 7, xPecMax1.1, whole genome shotgun sequence DNA encoding:
- the LOC117330429 gene encoding dynein regulatory complex subunit 6-like isoform X8; the protein is MYATAYEHYNRSLKMMCFSSWVQYSLHKKKKLQKMLLQMERAERHRAQKVMRVHLDEWKDWVKYRKGCQAMSYQKIKKIYHISIGKVIFKEWHETTVRAKNQREYFEINLRKLERGENMEDDETFGQGTGEARDSISHLRDIGFGDLAVKIFSFVDIADLARCSRVCRSWKVITQTPALWSRLDFYKVRNRMLYGVTDQITTRLLAKCRPYLIHLNLRGCVKVTEPTFVSISECRNLQDLNLSECKGLNDEHMKVVAKGCKILLYLNISRTSITDASLRTISKYCANLQFLSMASCRKYTDKGLQYLSSGKNSKKLEYLDLSGCLQVTPEGFQNLAAGCTNMHTLILNDFATLNDDCLKPITAKCFKLQNISILGSPLLTDESFRRLAQRGKLKKLRIEGNHRISDQSLKVIGKNCTQLEHIYVGDCQKLTDLSLKALSNCKNLVVCNVADVVRVTDSGVKGLVEGPATQKIRELNLTNCIRVGDMSLIALRKCHSLTHLSVCYCEHIAEAGVELLGQIHSLTSIDLTGCNCGDNGLSALGNNTRLKDVTLSECTSITDLGLQKFTQQCKDIERLDLSHCVGITDGAIKNLAFCCRMLNVLNVAGCKLVTNLSIQYLSGVCHYMYSLDISGCLLVTEKALKYLRKGCKKLHSLTILYCKGIPKSSAQKMMRSVEVVKYSNDDIPPYYGYVG
- the LOC117330429 gene encoding dynein regulatory complex subunit 6-like isoform X6; this translates as MAASMKGQTPELKLYLRSNKLPDIYEALLTGLAVMCPGDPHQFILDKLGFLVENGLGDLNWDMFVDPEMKPTNKIITESSLDFIFNMDDESIIDYSDIPENIQKGQGFFGGRFQGLAASKKVWPTPEMYATAYEHYNRSLKMMCFSSWVQYSLHKKKKLQKMLLQMERAERHRAQKVMRVHLDEWKDWVKYRKGCQAMSYQKIKKIYHISIGKVIFKEWHETTVRAKNQREYFEINLRKLERGENMEDDETFGQGTGEARDSISHLRDIGFGDLAVKIFSFVDIADLARCSRVCRSWKVITQTPALWSRLDFYKVRNRMLYGVTDQITTRLLAKCRPYLIHLNLRGCVKVTEPTFVSISECRNLQDLNLSECKGLNDEHMKVVAKGCKILLYLNISRTSITDASLRTISKYCANLQFLSMASCRKYTDKGLQYLSSGKNSKKLEYLDLSGCLQVTPEGFQNLAAGCTNMHTLILNDFATLNDDCLKPITAKCFKLQNISILGSPLLTDESFRRLAQRGKLKKLRIEGNHRISDQSLKVIGKNCTQLEHIYVGDCQKLTDLSLKALSNCKNLVVCNVADVVRVTDSGVKGLVEGPATQKIRELNLTNCIRVGDMSLIALRKCHSLTHLSVCYCEHIAEAGVELLGQIHSLTSIDLTGCNCGDNGLSALGNNTRLKDVTLSECTSITDLGLQKFTQQCKDIERLDLSHCVGITDGAIKNLAFCCRMLNVLNVAGCKLVTNLSIQYLSGV